The Blastomonas fulva genome contains a region encoding:
- the sucC gene encoding ADP-forming succinate--CoA ligase subunit beta, with translation MNIHEYQAKELLAKYGIGIPTGHAALTVEEAVAGAEKLPGPLYVVKAQIHAGGRGKGKFKELGADAKGGVRLAKSIDDVRKDAGEMLGNTLVTIQTGDAGKQVNRLYVTDGVDIAAEYYLSMLVDRKTGRVAMIVSTEGGMDIETVAHDTPELITTITIDPAQGFMPHHGRAVAFALKLSGDLNKQAAKLAQQLYTAFMDLDCAMLEINPLVETKDGKLLVLDTKMSFDSNALYRHPDVEALRDETEEDPMEVEASKYDLAYIKLDGDIGCMVNGAGLAMATMDIIKLNGMFPANFLDVGGGASKEKVTAAFKIILSDPAVKGILVNIFGGIMKCDIIAEGIVAAAKEVNLSVPLVVRLEGTNVQQGKDILANSGLPIVSADNLGDAAEKIVAQVKQAA, from the coding sequence ATGAACATCCACGAATATCAGGCCAAGGAACTGCTCGCGAAATACGGCATCGGCATCCCCACCGGACACGCCGCGCTGACCGTCGAAGAGGCCGTTGCAGGCGCTGAAAAGCTCCCCGGACCGCTCTATGTCGTCAAGGCGCAGATCCACGCCGGTGGACGCGGCAAGGGCAAGTTCAAGGAACTGGGTGCCGATGCCAAGGGCGGTGTCCGCCTCGCCAAGTCGATCGACGATGTCCGCAAGGACGCCGGCGAAATGCTGGGCAACACGCTGGTGACCATCCAGACCGGCGATGCCGGCAAGCAGGTTAACCGCCTCTACGTCACCGATGGTGTTGATATCGCTGCCGAATATTACCTCTCGATGCTGGTCGATCGCAAGACCGGCCGCGTCGCGATGATCGTCTCGACCGAAGGCGGTATGGACATCGAGACCGTTGCGCACGACACTCCCGAGCTGATCACCACCATCACCATCGACCCGGCACAGGGCTTCATGCCGCATCACGGCCGCGCCGTGGCGTTCGCGCTCAAGCTGTCGGGCGATCTCAACAAGCAGGCTGCCAAGCTTGCCCAGCAGCTTTACACTGCGTTCATGGACCTCGATTGCGCGATGCTCGAGATCAACCCGCTGGTCGAAACCAAAGACGGCAAGCTTCTGGTGCTCGACACCAAGATGAGCTTCGATTCGAACGCGCTCTATCGCCACCCCGATGTCGAAGCGCTGCGCGACGAGACCGAGGAAGACCCGATGGAGGTCGAGGCCAGCAAGTATGACCTCGCCTACATCAAGCTCGATGGCGACATCGGCTGCATGGTCAATGGCGCAGGTCTTGCCATGGCGACGATGGACATCATCAAGCTCAACGGCATGTTCCCTGCCAACTTCCTCGATGTCGGCGGCGGCGCGAGCAAGGAAAAGGTGACCGCGGCGTTCAAGATCATCCTGTCCGATCCCGCCGTGAAGGGCATTCTTGTCAACATCTTCGGCGGCATCATGAAGTGCGACATCATCGCCGAAGGTATCGTTGCTGCGGCCAAGGAAGTGAACCTGTCGGTGCCGCTCGTCGTGCGCCTGGAAGGCACCAACGTGCAGCAGGGCAAGGACATCCTGGCCAACTCGGGCCTGCCGATCGTCAGCGCCGACAATCTGGGCGACGCTGCCGAGAAGATCGTCGCACAGGTCAAGCAGGCGGCTTGA
- a CDS encoding electron transfer flavoprotein subunit alpha/FixB family protein has translation MKTLVWVEHDNAVMKDATLAVVTAAGKLGEVHALVAGSGCAAVADQVAKVAGIATVHLADDASLANGLAENVAPLVASLMASHDAFLAPATTTGKNIAPRVAALLDVMQISDILSVEGPKTFTRPIYAGNAIATVESSDAKLVITVRGTAFEKAATEGGSGTVEAVGGASDSGLSTFVSAEIAKSERPELTSAKIIVSGGRALGSGEKFEEVITPLADKLGAGIGASRAAVDAGYVPNDYQVGQTGKIVAPEVYVAVGISGAIQHLAGMKDSKTIIAINKDEDAPIFQVADIGLVADLFTAVPELTGKL, from the coding sequence ATGAAGACGCTCGTTTGGGTTGAACATGACAATGCGGTCATGAAGGATGCAACGCTGGCTGTCGTCACGGCGGCCGGCAAGCTGGGTGAAGTGCACGCGCTGGTCGCAGGCTCGGGCTGCGCGGCGGTTGCCGATCAGGTCGCCAAGGTCGCCGGTATCGCCACCGTCCACCTCGCCGACGATGCCTCGCTCGCAAATGGCCTGGCTGAGAACGTCGCGCCGCTCGTGGCGAGCCTGATGGCCAGCCACGACGCGTTCCTCGCGCCCGCTACCACCACCGGCAAGAACATCGCCCCGCGCGTTGCTGCCCTGCTCGACGTGATGCAGATTTCGGACATTCTCTCGGTCGAAGGCCCCAAGACCTTCACCCGTCCGATCTATGCCGGCAACGCTATCGCCACGGTCGAATCGTCGGACGCCAAGCTGGTGATCACCGTGCGCGGCACCGCGTTCGAAAAGGCCGCGACCGAAGGCGGTTCGGGCACGGTCGAAGCGGTGGGCGGAGCATCGGACTCGGGCCTGTCGACTTTCGTCAGCGCCGAGATCGCCAAGAGCGAGCGTCCCGAACTGACCAGCGCCAAGATCATCGTCTCGGGCGGTCGTGCGCTGGGTTCGGGCGAGAAGTTCGAGGAAGTCATCACCCCGCTGGCAGACAAGCTGGGTGCCGGCATCGGTGCGTCGCGCGCTGCGGTCGATGCGGGCTATGTCCCCAACGACTATCAGGTCGGCCAGACCGGCAAGATCGTCGCTCCCGAAGTCTATGTCGCGGTCGGCATCTCCGGCGCGATCCAGCACCTTGCGGGCATGAAGGACTCCAAGACCATCATCGCCATCAACAAGGACGAGGACGCTCCGATCTTCCAGGTCGCCGACATTGGCCTGGTCGCGGACCTGTTCACCGCGGTTCCGGAGCTCACCGGCAAGCTCTGA
- a CDS encoding electron transfer flavoprotein subunit beta/FixA family protein, with translation MKILVPVKRVIDYNVKPRVKADGSGVDLANVKMSMNPFDEIAVEEALRIKEAGNAEEVIAVSVGPAKAQETLRTALAMGADRAILIETDETVEPLAVAKLLAKVAAEENPGLILLGKQAIDDDSNQTGQMLAALLGWGQATFANTVAVEGYSVTVAREIDGGLQTVKLKTPAIVTTDLRLNEPRYASLPNIMKAKKKPLDVKTPADYGVDIAPRLTTLKVTEPPVRSAGIKVADVDALVGKLKEMGVGA, from the coding sequence ATGAAGATCCTTGTGCCCGTGAAACGGGTTATCGATTACAACGTGAAGCCGCGCGTGAAGGCGGATGGGTCGGGTGTCGACCTCGCCAACGTCAAGATGAGCATGAACCCGTTCGACGAAATCGCCGTCGAAGAGGCGCTGCGCATCAAGGAAGCGGGCAATGCAGAAGAAGTCATCGCCGTGTCGGTCGGCCCTGCCAAGGCGCAGGAAACGCTCCGCACCGCGCTCGCCATGGGCGCCGATCGCGCGATCCTGATCGAGACCGACGAGACCGTCGAGCCGTTGGCGGTTGCCAAGCTGCTTGCCAAGGTCGCTGCGGAAGAGAACCCCGGCCTGATCCTGCTGGGCAAGCAGGCGATCGACGACGACAGCAACCAGACCGGCCAGATGCTCGCAGCCTTGCTTGGCTGGGGCCAGGCGACCTTCGCCAACACCGTTGCGGTGGAAGGTTACAGCGTCACCGTCGCCCGCGAAATCGATGGCGGCCTGCAGACGGTCAAGCTCAAGACCCCGGCGATCGTCACCACCGACCTTCGCCTCAACGAGCCGCGTTATGCTTCGCTGCCCAACATCATGAAGGCGAAGAAGAAGCCTCTCGATGTGAAGACCCCGGCGGATTACGGCGTGGACATCGCTCCGCGCCTGACCACGCTCAAGGTCACCGAGCCGCCGGTGCGCAGCGCCGGGATCAAGGTTGCAGATGTCGACGCGCTCGTCGGCAAGCTCAAGGAAATGGGAGTTGGCGCATGA
- the ppa gene encoding inorganic diphosphatase, translated as MLIDQIPTGKNPPNNVNVIIEVPTGGEPVKYEFDKASGALFVDRILHTPMRYPANYGFIPHTLSPDGDPLDALVIARSPFMPGSVVRARPIAVLNLEDEHGGDEKVICVPDTATFPYYTDVREKDDMPDIVFAQIEHFFTHYKDLEAEKWVRIGKWGDAAEARQVIIEAIERAQQHKAG; from the coding sequence ATGCTTATCGATCAGATTCCGACCGGCAAGAATCCGCCGAACAACGTTAACGTCATCATCGAAGTGCCCACGGGCGGCGAGCCTGTGAAGTATGAGTTCGACAAGGCCTCGGGCGCGCTGTTTGTCGACCGCATCCTGCACACGCCGATGCGCTATCCTGCCAACTACGGCTTCATCCCGCACACGCTGTCGCCCGATGGCGATCCGCTCGATGCGCTGGTGATTGCGCGTTCGCCGTTCATGCCCGGCTCGGTCGTGCGCGCACGTCCGATTGCCGTCCTGAACCTGGAAGACGAGCATGGCGGCGATGAAAAGGTCATCTGCGTCCCCGACACCGCGACCTTCCCCTATTACACCGATGTGCGCGAGAAGGACGACATGCCCGACATCGTGTTCGCGCAGATCGAGCACTTCTTCACCCACTACAAGGACCTGGAAGCCGAAAAGTGGGTGCGAATCGGCAAATGGGGCGACGCTGCCGAAGCGCGCCAGGTGATCATCGAGGCGATCGAACGCGCCCAGCAGCACAAGGCAGGCTGA
- the purH gene encoding bifunctional phosphoribosylaminoimidazolecarboxamide formyltransferase/IMP cyclohydrolase, protein MTDIAIKRALLSVSDKSGLAQLGASLAAQGVELVSTGGTAKALRDAGLAVRDISEITDFPEMMDGRVKTLHPMVHGGLLAVRDNESHVAAMQAHGIGAIDLVVVNLYPFAATVAKGAERDEIIENIDIGGPSMVRSAAKNHAFVTIVTDPADYATLTTEMEAGNGATTLAFRRKMAAKAYAATAEYDAMIASWFAFADQGEMFPEKLSVPFRKGQALRYGENPHQSAALYLPAFAPGGSLADHRQVQGKELSYNNLNDADAALELVAEFRDGPPTVVIVKHANPCGVASGDDLVSAYKAALQCDSVSAFGGIIAVNRPLDGPTAEAISDIFTEVVCAPDADDAAKAVFAKKKNLRLILTGDLPNPARGGMGLRTIAGGALFQSRDNGRITRDDLKVVTKRAPSEQELTDCLFAWTVAKHVKSNAIVYAKDGSTAGIGAGQMNRRDSARIAGAKAIEAAQTYGWSEPRTKGSSVASDAFFPFADGLLAAVEAGASAVIQPGGSMRDDEVIAAADEAGLAMVFTGMRHFRH, encoded by the coding sequence GTGACTGATATTGCGATCAAACGCGCGCTGCTTTCCGTCTCGGACAAAAGCGGTCTGGCGCAACTTGGGGCAAGCCTTGCCGCGCAAGGCGTCGAACTGGTGTCGACCGGCGGCACTGCCAAGGCGCTGCGCGATGCGGGGCTTGCCGTGCGCGACATCTCGGAAATCACCGATTTCCCCGAGATGATGGACGGCCGCGTCAAGACATTGCACCCGATGGTGCACGGCGGACTGCTCGCGGTGCGCGACAATGAAAGCCATGTCGCCGCGATGCAGGCGCACGGCATCGGCGCGATCGACCTGGTGGTGGTCAACCTCTACCCCTTCGCCGCGACCGTCGCCAAGGGCGCCGAGCGCGACGAGATCATCGAGAATATCGACATCGGCGGGCCCAGCATGGTGCGCTCTGCGGCCAAGAACCACGCGTTCGTCACCATCGTCACCGATCCCGCCGATTATGCCACGCTCACCACCGAGATGGAGGCCGGAAACGGCGCGACCACCCTCGCGTTCCGCCGCAAGATGGCCGCCAAGGCCTATGCCGCAACGGCGGAATATGACGCGATGATCGCCAGCTGGTTCGCCTTTGCCGACCAGGGCGAGATGTTCCCCGAAAAGCTCTCTGTGCCCTTCCGCAAGGGGCAGGCGCTGCGCTATGGCGAAAACCCGCACCAGAGCGCGGCGCTGTACCTGCCCGCCTTCGCGCCGGGCGGATCGCTCGCCGACCACCGCCAGGTGCAGGGCAAGGAGCTTAGCTACAACAATCTGAACGACGCCGACGCCGCGCTCGAGCTGGTCGCGGAATTCCGCGATGGCCCGCCCACCGTGGTGATCGTCAAGCACGCCAATCCGTGCGGCGTTGCGAGCGGCGACGATCTCGTAAGCGCCTACAAGGCGGCTTTGCAGTGCGACAGCGTCTCGGCCTTCGGCGGCATCATCGCGGTCAACCGGCCACTCGACGGCCCGACGGCCGAAGCGATCAGCGACATCTTCACCGAAGTCGTCTGCGCGCCCGATGCGGATGACGCCGCCAAGGCCGTGTTCGCCAAGAAGAAGAACCTGCGCCTGATCCTCACCGGTGACCTGCCCAACCCTGCGCGCGGCGGCATGGGCCTGCGCACCATTGCGGGCGGCGCGCTGTTCCAGTCGCGCGACAATGGCCGGATCACCCGCGACGACCTCAAGGTCGTGACGAAGCGCGCTCCGAGCGAGCAGGAGCTGACCGACTGCCTGTTTGCCTGGACCGTGGCCAAGCATGTGAAGTCCAACGCCATCGTCTACGCCAAGGACGGATCGACCGCAGGCATCGGCGCCGGCCAGATGAACCGCCGCGATTCAGCGCGCATCGCGGGTGCCAAGGCGATCGAGGCGGCGCAGACCTATGGCTGGTCCGAACCGCGCACCAAGGGATCGTCGGTCGCATCCGACGCGTTCTTCCCCTTCGCCGACGGCCTGCTTGCGGCGGTCGAGGCAGGCGCGTCGGCCGTGATCCAGCCCGGCGGGTCGATGCGCGACGACGAAGTGATTGCGGCCGCCGACGAGGCAGGCCTGGCGATGGTCTTCACCGGAATGCGCCACTTCCGGCATTGA